One genomic region from Xyrauchen texanus isolate HMW12.3.18 chromosome 16, RBS_HiC_50CHRs, whole genome shotgun sequence encodes:
- the LOC127657005 gene encoding protein eva-1 homolog A: protein MALVSNALAAYSFIADHPERAALYFVCGVCLGLVLTLIALVVQISCQTDCNTQRVHKNTGKPAESTSDTSDSESDWDNTSDQSARRHRRFERTLGNVFTSAEELERAQRLEERERIIREIWMNGQPDIPATRSLNRYY, encoded by the exons ATGGCTTTAGTGAGCAATGCACTGGCTGCTTACTCCTTCATAGCAG ATCACCCGGAACGGGCGGCGCTGTATtttgtgtgtggagtgtgtttgGGACTAGTTCTCACGCTCATCGCACTAGTGGTACAGATCTCCTGTCAAACCGACTGCAACACACAAAGAGTGCACAAGAACACAGGTAAACCAGCGGAGAGCACTAGCGACACCAGCGACAGTGAATCAGACTGGGACAATACCTCCGACCAGTCGGCACGGCGCCACCGGCGCTTTGAACGGACGCTCGGTAACGTGTTTACTTCTGCTGAAGAGCTGGAGCGCGCGCAGCGGCTGGAGGAACGAGAGCGAATCATACGCGAGATCTGGATGAACGGACAGCCGGACATACCAGCCACACGCAGCCTGAACCGCTACTATTGA
- the LOC127656992 gene encoding XK-related protein 5-like: MQNQKGRVITWSHVCLYSFSGVIILLEKVALVLCFMNYLWMGNELLAWLTLGLCLPSTAVQLLSLKWYITEAEKPKPSLILVHCLHLGTFQRLWHCMKSQGVQVKVGTLLIQQADVSALCLIEALSLSLPQGLLQTYSLFTLHTSFLSPVALCVGLSLLNVSWFLALYSRSCLLLRPGHLYMTPAAMLCQLIWRGGMLSARVASLMYFCSVFHWWTYGVVGFHWLIMTFWLVSQQTDICINNGSWRLFNLILGAIHIFLFLNVKDSPSRYRMVGFYLLMLLENTFLLLLASDLISNPSWHSMSVPVAVLCSFFIGVISVVIHYRFLHPKSTEILQSFRLSQLSLTTINRTTSDVHCKESSTQRHGTFSVTGCALSLEEHAGDCSVQPIEGCWHHHHMLIYLALKTGNSCKINCIYGDRGLSALLGNNEVPNTDSGLKHCMQPSVNVGEHIENGPDHTVSPEGESKMLNGALYNTCPADSSSTVYFSAEPQSPHSLGEATLDKENIGIISPIINGAALHLTAKQCLDRDPCYTSTPIPDLKIVQNTSHRLVGARRQVYF, translated from the exons ATGCAGAATCAAAAGGGAAGAGTGATCACATGGAGTCACGTTTGCCTCTACTCTTTTTCAGGAGTCATTATTTTATTGGAGAAAGTGGCAC tTGTACTATGCTTTATGAACTACCTCTGGATGGGAAATGAGCTTCTGGCTTGGCTGACTTTGGGTCTATGTTTGCCGTCCACAGCAGTGCAACTGCTTAGTCTGAAGTGGTACATCACTGAAGCAGAAAAACCCAAGCCTTCTCTCATCCTTGTGCACTGTTTGCATCTGGGCACCTTTCAGAG GTTATGGCACTGTATGAAGTCCCAGGGTGTGCAAGTTAAGGTTGGGACATTACTAATTCAGCAGGCAGATGTATCTGCTCTGTGCCTGATCGAGGCCCTGTCACTCAGCCTGCCTCAGGGTCTATTGCAGACCTACAGCTTGTTCACCCTACACACCAGCTTTCTGTCACCAG TGGCTTTATGTGTTGGATTGAGCCTGCTGAATGTGTCCTGGTTTCTGGCCTTGTACAGCCGCTCATGCTTGCTGCTCCGTCCTGGCCACCTGTACATGACCCCTGCTGCTATGCTGTGCCAGCTCATATGGAGAGGTGGCATGCTGAGTGCCAGGGTGGCCAGCCTCATGTACTTCTGCAGTGTATTTCACTGGTGGACCTACGGAGTGGTTG GTTTCCACTGGCTCATTATGACGTTTTGGCTTGTGTCCCAGCAGACAGACATCTGCATTAACAATGGTTCTTGGCGTCTTTTCAACTTAATCTTAGGGGCTATACACATTTTCCTGTTCCTGAACGTTAAAGACAGCCCATCACGGTACCGCATGGTTGGATTTTATTTG TTAATGTTGTTGGAGAACACTTTCCTTCTACTTCTGGCCTCAGACTTAATAAGTAACCCTTCGTGGCATAGCATGAGTGTTCCTGTGGCTGTCCTATGCAGCTTCTTCATTG GTGTCATTTCTGTTGTCATTCACTACCGATTTCTTCATCCAAAATCCACTGAGATCCTCCAGAGTTTTAGACTCAGTCAACTGAGCCTGACAACTATTAACAGAACAACCTCTGATGTACATTGTAAAGAGTCCTCCACACAAAGGCATGGCACTTTCTCAGTTACTGGTTGTGCTCTGTCTCTTGAGGAACATGCAGGAGACTGTTCTGTTCAACCTATAGAGGGTTGCTGGCACCATCATCATATGTTAATATACCTGGCTCTCAAAACTGGAAACTCATGCAAAATCAACTGCATCTATGGAGACAGAGGACTTTCAGCCTTACTGGGAAATAATGAGGTACCCAACACAGACTCTGGACTGAAGCATTGTATGCAGCCATCAGTGAATGTAGGTGAACACATTGAAAACGGTCCTGATCATACAGTT TCTCCAGAGGGAGAGTCGAAGATGCTGAACGGTGCATTGTATAACACCTGTCCTGCAGACTCCAGCAGCACTGTTTACTTCAGTGCAGAACCCCAGTCTCCTCATAGTCTCGGTGAAGCAACTTTAGATAAAGAGAACATAGGCATAATTAGTCCAATTATTAATGGAGCTGCACTGCATTTGACTGCCAAACAATGTTTAGACAGGGACCCATGCTACACCTCAACACCAATACCAGACCTCaaaattgtgcaaaatacaagtcaTCGATTAGTAGGGGCTAGGAGACaggtatatttttaa